TTTCCGCAGCACATACAAAAGAACACTTAGATGCTGCTATTCAGGCATTTACGACTGTAGGAAAAAGGTTAAATGTAATATAAAATGAGTTTTAACTAAATTTGAGTTAATTTTTTAACATAAATCTTTGTAATTACCTTTTAACATATTACTTTTGTCTTAATTAACGTATTGTAATCTAATAAAATTAAGTATGAAACATCTAAACAAAATTTTTGCTGCTATGTTGTTAGCTGTAGGCTTAAATGCCAATGCACAGGATAGCGACAATCCATGGGCTATTTCCTTTGGAGCTAATGCTGTAGATACAAGATTTAGTGCAGCTCAGAAATTTGAAGATCAGTTTTCGAATTTTTTCAATGCAAAAGACAACTGGAACATTTTGCCTTCAGTTTCTTATTTGAATGTATCTAGATACATAGGTTCTGGATTCTCTTTCGGAGTAACAGGATCTGTGAACAGAATTGATAAATTTGTGAATAAAGTTCCTGGAACTTACACTACTTTTGAAACTACTAATCCTGGTGATTTGATGTATTACGCAGTTGATGGTGTTATTAAGTACAGCTTCATGGACTTGATCAACTCTAAAGTTATTGATCCTTTCGCTCACGTTGGAGGTGGTTACACTTTCTTTGGTGATGCTAGCTACGGAACAGTAAACGGAGGTTTAGGTTTGACTTTATGGTTTACAGAAACTGTAGGTTTGACACTTCAATCTACTTACAAGCACTCATTTGATGAGAACTTGAGACGTCCAAACGGAGACGTTCCAACTCACATCCAGCACTTTGCAGGTCTTACTTTCAAATTCGGAGGTAAAGATACTGACGGTGACGGAATCTATGACAAAGATGATGCTTGTCCAGACCAGGCTGGTCTAAAACAATTCCAGGGATGTCCTGATACTGACGGTGACGGTATTCCTGATAAAGATGACGCTTGTCCAGAAGTTGCTGGTTTAGCAGCTTTCCAAGGATGTCCTGATACAGATGGTGACGGTATTCCTGATAAAGATGATGCTTGTCCAAACGAAGCTGGTACTAAAGCTATGAACGGATGTCCAGACAGAGACGGTGACGGTGTTGCTGACAATGTTGACAAATGTCCAGATGTTAAAGGACCAAAAGAAAATGGTGGATGCCCATGGCCAGATAGAGATGGTGACGGTGTATTCGATAAAGATGACAGATGTCCAGATGTGAAAGGTACAGTTGCTAACCACGGTTGTCCAGAAATCACTGAAGAGCAGGTTAACAAATTGAATGCTTACGCTAAAACTATCTTGTTCAACAGCGGTAAGTCTACATTCAAACCAGAAACTATGCCAGTATTGGAAGCTATCAACGCTATCCTTAAAGAATACCCAACTTCAAGATTCTCTATTGAAGGACACACTGACAGCGACGGTTCTAACGCGTTAAACCAAACGCTTTCTGAAAACAGAGCTGCAGCAGTTAAAAACTACTTGATTGAAAACGGAATCGAATCTTCTAGATTGAGATCTACAGGTTTCGGTGAAACTAAACCAATCGATACTAATAAAACTGCTAAAGGTAAAGCTAACAACAGAAGAGTTGAAGTAAAATTGATCAAAGATTAATTTTAACCTAAATAGTTTTAAAAACGCCTCGATTTATCGGGGCGTTTTTTTATTTTTATCCTATGGCAGAAACTACGTTTTTAGATAAAATCGCTTCTATAATAGTGGATGGGAGTACTAACACCTTGTCGGATCTGGTGGTCGTATTGCCAAACAAAAGAGCGAAGGTTTTTCTTATTGAAGCATTAAGAAATAAGACCGAAAACACCATTTTTGCTCCTAAAATTATCAGTATTGAAGACTTTATTCAGGATATAGCCGGTATCCGTTCCATTGACAGTATTGAACTCATATTTGAATTCTATGAGGTGTATCTGAGTATTACCAGTAAAGAAAAACAGCAGCCTTTTGAATTGTTTGCCAACTGGGCCAAAACCCTGTTACAGGATTTTAATGAAATAGACAGGTATCTTTTAGAACCCAACCATGTGCTTTCCTATCTCAAGGACATTGAAGACATCAAACATTGGTCTGTAGATGCCGAGAAAAGAACTCCAATGATTGATAATTACCTTCAGTTTTGGAGTCTGCTTCCCAAATATTATGAAGAATTATACAGCCATCTCTTAAATAAAGGAATTGGCTATCAGGGGTTGATTTACAGAGAATCTGTCAAGAACCTCAATCATTTCACAAATGCCATTGGCAGGAAAGAATTTCTTTTTGCCGGATTCAATGCCCTGAATGCTTCCGAAGAAAAAATCGTACAGCATTTATTGGCAACCGAAAAAGCCAGAATTTTTTGGGATGCCGACGAAACCTTCCTGAACGACCCATTCCATGATGCCGGACTATTTTTAAGACGTTTCAAAGAAAACTGGAAACATTACAAAAGCCATCCCTTTGAATGGATTGCAGACGATTTTAAGCAGCATAAAAACATACAGATAATAGGCACGCCCAAAACTATTGGCCAGGCAAAAATTGCAGGGAAAATCGTGGAAGAACATGCCGGAAAAGAAACCACACTAAATAAAACAGCAGTTGTTCTGGGAGAAGAAAATCTGCTGGTGCCGTTACTCTATTCCTTACCGTCTTCTGTAACTGCGATGAACATAACAATGGGATATTCCGGAAAGAATAATCCTGCTCAAATCTTAATAGCAAAACTTTTTAAGCTGCATTCCAATGCACTTTCCAGAAATCCGAACAGTTATGTTTTTTATTATAAAGATGTTTTGGATGTACTCACGCACCCGTTAATTGAACCTTATTCAAAAACATCCGACCTGGTCAATACCATCAATCAGAATAATTATACCTTTATTACCTATAACAAGCTTTTTGAGCTGAATCAGAGCCAAAGCGATTTGTTTTTATTGCTATTCCGAAAATGGGACAAGGGTTCAATGCCGGTTTTGGAAACGATTTCCGGTCTCTTACTTCAGATAAAATCCAATTTGAGTAATGATGATGAAGGAGAAAAAATAACAAAGGCATTCGTATATTCCATTTTTAAGGTAATCAATAAGCTAATGAATTATTATTCAAAACACAGGCATATTGACACCATAGAAACCCTTTTTGCGGTTTATAAGCAAATTATTGACCTGGCCGAAGTTTCTTTTGAAGGTGAGCCGCTTAACGGATTACAGGTTATGGGTGTGCTCGAAAGCCGTGTTCTGGATTTTGAAACGGTTATCGTCACTTCAATGAACGAAGGAAAATTTCCTGCGGGAAAGTCCCAAAATTCATTTATACCTTATGATGTCAAACGGGAATTGGGATTGCCAACGTTTAAAGAAAAAGACGCTATCTATACCTATCACTTTTATCATTTGCTGCAAAGGGCAAAAAACATCTATCTGCTTTACAATACAGAAAGTGAAGGATTGGATGGTGGAGAAAAGAGCCGGTTCATTACTCAGTTGGAGGTCGAAAAACAGAAAAACCATAACATAACGCATGAAATTTACAACGCTGCTTTGCCCGACATTGCCTATCGCCCCATAGTAATACCGAAATCGGAAAGCGTAATGCAGCGCCTTAAAGAAATTGCGGAAAAAGGCTTTTCACCATCCGCTTTGACAAGCTATATCCGAAACCCGATACAGTTCTATACGCAAAAGATTCTTCGTATTAGTGAAGTAGAAGAAGTTGAAGAGAATATCGCCTTAAATACATTGGGAACCATCATACACGAAACATTGCGTGTTTTGTATGAACCTTACATCGGTAAATTTTTATCAGCCGATGATATCAAAAATTGCATAAAACTGATTGATGAGGAAGTGCTGAAGCAATTTAAGATTGTTTACAAAGAAGGAGAAATCAAAAAAGGACGAAACCTGCTTGCTTTTGAAGTAGCGAAAAGGAACGTTCTTAATTTCCTAAAACTGGAATTGCAGGAAATTGAAAAAAGTGATGATAATGCTGTAAAGATAGTCGCCTTGGAACATACTTATGAAAGGCTTTTGGAGCATCCAGATCTGCCTTATCCGGTATTGATTAAAGGAAATGTAGACAGGATAGAACAACGAAACGGAAAAATCAGAATTATCGATTACAAGACGGGTAAAGTCGATGGTAAAGAAGTTGCGCTAAAACAATGGGACAAGCTGACAGAGGAAATAAAAAATGACAAGATTATCCAGGTGTTGGCGTATGCCTTTATGTATGAGCCTCATTTGGAAGGGCAAGAAATAGAAGTCGGGATTATTTCGTTTAAAAACCTGAAATCGGGCTTCCTGCCCTTTCAGTTTAAAATAGACAAGACCGAAATTTCAATCGTCAATGAAGAAATATCCGGTAACTATATTGAACAGCTGGTCCTGCTTTTAAATGAAATTCTGGATAAGAATATTCCTTTTAGGGAGAAACTTTAAATGCTTTTAAAGAATTCCGGCAATTCTTTTTTGAGTTGTTCGCGGTTTTCAATAGGGCTCATGTGTCCGTCAGGGAAAGAAAGCAATTTTGCCGAAGTATTTTCTATCTGGTCAATATTCTCATCATAATTCAAGACTGGGTCACTTTTGCCAAGAACCAATAAAATTGGATAAGGAGCAAAATGCAATATAACTTCACGGTCCTTTCTGATTTTCATGCCTTCAAGAGATGCTACTATTCCTTGCAAAGGTGTTTTTAGGGCCTCTTCTTTTACGTTTTCAATTTCATCTGCCAGTCTTTCGCGGTTATTTTCGCTGAACAGATTGGCTATAGAAAGGCGGACAAAATTAGTATAATTCTGTTTTACGGCTTTGATAGCGCGGTCACGATTTGCTTTGCGCTCGTCACTGTCAGCTCTGGATGTTGAATTGAGTAAAACAATTCCTTTGACGGCGTGTGGATACAATTCGGCAAAAGCGAGGGCAACATAACCACCCATGGAATGTCCTACAAAAGCAGCTTTTCGGATTTTTAATTCAGACAATACGGCATGTACGGCATCGGCATTATCTTCCATAGAATGCACATAACCCATAGGTTCTGTTGCTCCATGACCTAATAAATCAATACAGATAATCCTGTATTTCTTAGAAAACTCCGGAACAAAATACGCCCACATCGTACTGTTTTCCAGAAAACCATGAAGCAATACAATAGCAGTTCCCTTCCCGGAATCAGTATAAGAAATAGTCGTGTTTTTGTAGATTATCTGTTTCAAAGCGCTTAGTTTGTTTTGCAAAGGTAAATTCCTTTTTTATTAGATTGTAGTTTTTTGCCACAGATTAAAGGATTTTAATGATTTCTGATTAATAAGAAACAAAAAAGCGGCCCGCAATTAATCAGCAAGCCGCCTTCAAAATTTTAAGTCTAAAGTCTCAAGCCCAAAGTATCAAGTCTCAAGTCCAAAGTCTTAAATCATAAATCTACAATCATAAATCATAAATCACAAATCTGCAATCTAAAATCTAAAATCTACTGATTCATCAAACTTTCAATTTCCTCAATTTCAATAGGAATATTTCGCATCAGGTTAAACGGTTCCCCGCTTTGCTGTACAACAACGTTATCTTCCAGTCTGATACCGAATCCTTCGGCAGGAATATAAATTCCGGGTTCTACGGTAAATACCATATTGGCCTGCATCGGTTCGTGAAGTAAACCGTAATCGTGCGTGTCCAATCCCATGTGGTGAGAAGTTCCGTGCATGAAATATTTTTTATAGGCCGGCCAATCCGGATTTTCATTTTGCACATCGGCTTTATCAATTAGTCCTAATCCTAATAATTCGGAAGTCATCAATTTACCAACCTCTACATGATATTGTTTCCAAAGCGTTCCCGGAACAAGCATTTTCGTAGCCTCATTTTTCACTCTCAACACGGCATTATAAACAGCTTTCTGTCTTTCAGTATAACGGCCTGAAACAGGAATCGTTCTGGACAGGTCGCTGGAATAATTGGCATATTCAGCAGCCACATCCAGCAAGATTAAATCGCCTGCCTTACACTGCTGGTTATTTTCGATATAATGCAATACGTTTGCGTTATTTCCGGAAGCAATAATTGGCGTATAGGCAAATCCTTTGGAACGGTTTCGGATAAACTCATGAATCAGTTCTGCTTCAATTTCATATTCCGTTACGTTAGGTTTTACAAAAGACAATAATCTTCTGAATCCTTTTTCCGTGATGTTGCAGGCTTGCTGAATCAGGTCAATTTCTTCACTTTCTTTAACAGAACGCAGGCGTTGCAGGATCGGATTTGATTTTTCTACCTTATGGGCAGGATAATTTTCTTTCCACCATTTTACAAAACGGGCTTCACGGGTTTCGGTTTCAATCGTTGCACGATAGTGTTCATTGGTGTTGATATATATCGTGTCGGCATAAGCCATAATTTCTTTTAGGGTCTTATGGAAATCCTGCAGCCAGATTACGGTTTTGATTCCGGAAACCTCAAAAGCTCTTTCTTTGGTTAGTTTTTCGCCTTCCCAAATAGCAATATGTTCATTTGTTTCTTTCAGGAAAAGAATTTCCTTTAAGTGTTCGTATGGTGCATCCGGAAAAAGAAGCAGTATGCTTTCTTCCTGGTCAATGCCGCTTAAATAAAAAATATCTCTATGTTGGGCAAAAGGCAGCGTGCTGTCTGCAGAAACAGGATAAATGTCATTGGAATTAAAAACGGCAACACTGTTTGGTTTCATATGAGCCGTGAACTTTTGTCGGTTTTTGATAAAAAGCTGACGGTCTATCTGATGGTATTTCATAAATAAAAACTTTTGAAGATTGTATTCCCAAAAGTAGCGAAAGATATTTTTTGGCAAGTAGCCAAATGGCGTTATTTTATGTTTTTTCGAATACGGCTCATGTGTCGGGAAGAAATCCCGAGAAAAGAAGCCAGGTAATGCAAAGGAACCTCCTGAAGCAGTTTGGGTTCTGTTGAAAGTAGTTTTCTGTAACGTTCTTCCGGAGATAAGGTTAGGAGGTCAATACGGTAATCATCGATAAGGCAGAGCTGTTTTTCAATCAGATTGTAATAAAACTGGTGAAAAGCCTCGTTGTTTTCAATCAGGTTTTTAAAAGTAGGCAGGTCTACAATCCACAAACCGCAATCCGAAATTGCCTTGATGCTTTTTCGGGATGGTTTCCCAAATAAAAAGCTGTTTAAGGAGCTGGTGACAGAATTACGTAATGCCAGATAGGTTGTTTTTTCTTCACCATCGACCATAATAGCATGTTGCAGAATGCCGCTTTCGATATAGCAGAAATGTTGGCAAATCTCACCTTCTTTTACAAAAAAGTCGTTTTTCTTTAAAGGCAGATAAGTAAAGGCGTTTTTTGATTTTTCAAGCAACTCCGGAAATGAATCATCATCAGTATTGGAAAATACCGTGAGATAGTCTAAAAAAATAGAAGGAGCTGTTTTCATAAAAGCAAAATTACCTAAAAATAGTGAAGTCTGGTAAACCGGTATTCTGCATTTTATAATAAAAAAAGGCAATTTCAATAATGGCAAACAGCAGATAATAGGATTTTTACAGATTTAAAACCAGGCTTTAGAGAAATTGGCAATTCGGTTTTTTCATTTTGCTGTCGCCCTATTTATGGCTATTTTAGCGCAAGATTTTAAAACGCACAAAATGAAATATTTTTTCCACATACTTGCTCTGGCCGTTTCGTTCAATTTAGTAGCTCAGGACAAGCTTCCGTACCAATTGTATGATAAAAACGGGAAGAAAACGACTTATAAAAAAATGTTGAAAGAAGCAGGAGATGCTGAAGTTGTTTTGTTTGGAGAACACCATGATAATTCTGTTGTACACTGGCTACAGCTGGAATTTACGAAAGACCTGGCGGAAAAAAAGTCATTGGTTCTGGGTGCAGAAATGATAGAAGCAGATAACCAGAAGCAACTCAACCAATATTTGAAAGGAGAAATCAATCAAAAAGCATTCGACACTTTGGCAAGGCTTTGGAACAACCACAAAACCGACTATAAGCCGCTGGTGGATTTTGCAAAATCTAAAAACCTGACCTTTGTGGCGGCTAATATCCCGAGAAGATATGCCAGTTTGGTGTACAAACAAGGTTTTGAAGCATTAGACAAACTGTCTGCAGAGGAAAAAACATGGATAGCACCTTTGCCAATAGCCTATGATAAGAATCTTCCCGGATATGTAAAAATGCTTAGTATGATGGGCGACCATGCCCATGAAAATATGCCAAAAGCACAGGCGGTAAAAGATGCTACAATGGCGTATTTCATTTCAAAAAATTTAAAGCCAAATACGGTTTTTGTGCACTATAACGGAACCTATCACAGCGATAATTTCGAAGGGATTAATTGGTATTTGAAACGTCAAAATCCGAGTTTGAAAATAATGACCATTGCTACGGTTTCTCAAAAAGATATCTCGAAAATTGAAAAAGAAAATCTAAAGTTGGCCGATTTTATAATCGTAACCGACGAAGATGTGACCAAAACTTTCTAAAAATACTGGAATTTC
This portion of the Flavobacterium lindanitolerans genome encodes:
- a CDS encoding PD-(D/E)XK nuclease family protein, yielding MAETTFLDKIASIIVDGSTNTLSDLVVVLPNKRAKVFLIEALRNKTENTIFAPKIISIEDFIQDIAGIRSIDSIELIFEFYEVYLSITSKEKQQPFELFANWAKTLLQDFNEIDRYLLEPNHVLSYLKDIEDIKHWSVDAEKRTPMIDNYLQFWSLLPKYYEELYSHLLNKGIGYQGLIYRESVKNLNHFTNAIGRKEFLFAGFNALNASEEKIVQHLLATEKARIFWDADETFLNDPFHDAGLFLRRFKENWKHYKSHPFEWIADDFKQHKNIQIIGTPKTIGQAKIAGKIVEEHAGKETTLNKTAVVLGEENLLVPLLYSLPSSVTAMNITMGYSGKNNPAQILIAKLFKLHSNALSRNPNSYVFYYKDVLDVLTHPLIEPYSKTSDLVNTINQNNYTFITYNKLFELNQSQSDLFLLLFRKWDKGSMPVLETISGLLLQIKSNLSNDDEGEKITKAFVYSIFKVINKLMNYYSKHRHIDTIETLFAVYKQIIDLAEVSFEGEPLNGLQVMGVLESRVLDFETVIVTSMNEGKFPAGKSQNSFIPYDVKRELGLPTFKEKDAIYTYHFYHLLQRAKNIYLLYNTESEGLDGGEKSRFITQLEVEKQKNHNITHEIYNAALPDIAYRPIVIPKSESVMQRLKEIAEKGFSPSALTSYIRNPIQFYTQKILRISEVEEVEENIALNTLGTIIHETLRVLYEPYIGKFLSADDIKNCIKLIDEEVLKQFKIVYKEGEIKKGRNLLAFEVAKRNVLNFLKLELQEIEKSDDNAVKIVALEHTYERLLEHPDLPYPVLIKGNVDRIEQRNGKIRIIDYKTGKVDGKEVALKQWDKLTEEIKNDKIIQVLAYAFMYEPHLEGQEIEVGIISFKNLKSGFLPFQFKIDKTEISIVNEEISGNYIEQLVLLLNEILDKNIPFREKL
- a CDS encoding aminopeptidase P family protein translates to MKYHQIDRQLFIKNRQKFTAHMKPNSVAVFNSNDIYPVSADSTLPFAQHRDIFYLSGIDQEESILLLFPDAPYEHLKEILFLKETNEHIAIWEGEKLTKERAFEVSGIKTVIWLQDFHKTLKEIMAYADTIYINTNEHYRATIETETREARFVKWWKENYPAHKVEKSNPILQRLRSVKESEEIDLIQQACNITEKGFRRLLSFVKPNVTEYEIEAELIHEFIRNRSKGFAYTPIIASGNNANVLHYIENNQQCKAGDLILLDVAAEYANYSSDLSRTIPVSGRYTERQKAVYNAVLRVKNEATKMLVPGTLWKQYHVEVGKLMTSELLGLGLIDKADVQNENPDWPAYKKYFMHGTSHHMGLDTHDYGLLHEPMQANMVFTVEPGIYIPAEGFGIRLEDNVVVQQSGEPFNLMRNIPIEIEEIESLMNQ
- a CDS encoding ChaN family lipoprotein, with product MKYFFHILALAVSFNLVAQDKLPYQLYDKNGKKTTYKKMLKEAGDAEVVLFGEHHDNSVVHWLQLEFTKDLAEKKSLVLGAEMIEADNQKQLNQYLKGEINQKAFDTLARLWNNHKTDYKPLVDFAKSKNLTFVAANIPRRYASLVYKQGFEALDKLSAEEKTWIAPLPIAYDKNLPGYVKMLSMMGDHAHENMPKAQAVKDATMAYFISKNLKPNTVFVHYNGTYHSDNFEGINWYLKRQNPSLKIMTIATVSQKDISKIEKENLKLADFIIVTDEDVTKTF
- a CDS encoding OmpA family protein; translation: MKHLNKIFAAMLLAVGLNANAQDSDNPWAISFGANAVDTRFSAAQKFEDQFSNFFNAKDNWNILPSVSYLNVSRYIGSGFSFGVTGSVNRIDKFVNKVPGTYTTFETTNPGDLMYYAVDGVIKYSFMDLINSKVIDPFAHVGGGYTFFGDASYGTVNGGLGLTLWFTETVGLTLQSTYKHSFDENLRRPNGDVPTHIQHFAGLTFKFGGKDTDGDGIYDKDDACPDQAGLKQFQGCPDTDGDGIPDKDDACPEVAGLAAFQGCPDTDGDGIPDKDDACPNEAGTKAMNGCPDRDGDGVADNVDKCPDVKGPKENGGCPWPDRDGDGVFDKDDRCPDVKGTVANHGCPEITEEQVNKLNAYAKTILFNSGKSTFKPETMPVLEAINAILKEYPTSRFSIEGHTDSDGSNALNQTLSENRAAAVKNYLIENGIESSRLRSTGFGETKPIDTNKTAKGKANNRRVEVKLIKD
- a CDS encoding alpha/beta fold hydrolase — translated: MKQIIYKNTTISYTDSGKGTAIVLLHGFLENSTMWAYFVPEFSKKYRIICIDLLGHGATEPMGYVHSMEDNADAVHAVLSELKIRKAAFVGHSMGGYVALAFAELYPHAVKGIVLLNSTSRADSDERKANRDRAIKAVKQNYTNFVRLSIANLFSENNRERLADEIENVKEEALKTPLQGIVASLEGMKIRKDREVILHFAPYPILLVLGKSDPVLNYDENIDQIENTSAKLLSFPDGHMSPIENREQLKKELPEFFKSI
- a CDS encoding Crp/Fnr family transcriptional regulator, with the protein product MKTAPSIFLDYLTVFSNTDDDSFPELLEKSKNAFTYLPLKKNDFFVKEGEICQHFCYIESGILQHAIMVDGEEKTTYLALRNSVTSSLNSFLFGKPSRKSIKAISDCGLWIVDLPTFKNLIENNEAFHQFYYNLIEKQLCLIDDYRIDLLTLSPEERYRKLLSTEPKLLQEVPLHYLASFLGISSRHMSRIRKNIK